A stretch of Pirellulales bacterium DNA encodes these proteins:
- a CDS encoding tetratricopeptide repeat protein yields the protein MEMNDLAQSDDSDRLASRFFQQSVEAGARHKLEDSASYCRKAAELWEASGSKHVSKAYHQLGMIAYAKHEYGAAEDWYQRALEKDEECGDAIGAAKTLNNLGAVACARKDYAAAEVYLRKSITIKEDHGDNLGVARSLHQLGIVESRRGDVEAARELYFKAIEINLKSGNEAGVACNYGNLVTIARSQGLTGDKEVSGWFEKALHIFQEKGDVNAILALGKSAEHYSDWKDAEIAYRTAAETANRSGDLEYKAYSYQYLGALAARLCDYEAALSWYREAMQAHEERGATDCVAKACMSMGNLELSRSSSRRPDFRSSKKWFQKAIELGAATSWRERLTIYGRLWRYRFANYFSKQ from the coding sequence ATGGAAATGAATGATTTAGCACAGTCTGACGATAGTGACAGGTTGGCATCACGCTTTTTTCAGCAGTCCGTAGAGGCTGGGGCAAGACACAAATTAGAAGATTCCGCAAGCTATTGCCGCAAAGCGGCAGAGCTATGGGAAGCAAGTGGCAGCAAGCACGTTTCCAAAGCATATCACCAATTGGGGATGATTGCGTACGCCAAGCACGAGTACGGTGCTGCTGAAGACTGGTATCAGAGAGCGCTGGAGAAAGACGAAGAATGCGGAGATGCCATTGGCGCTGCCAAGACGCTCAACAATCTAGGAGCAGTCGCCTGCGCTCGCAAAGACTATGCTGCTGCAGAGGTCTACTTGCGGAAATCAATCACGATCAAGGAAGATCACGGCGACAATCTTGGAGTAGCTAGGAGCTTGCATCAGCTTGGCATTGTTGAAAGCCGTCGCGGTGATGTCGAAGCAGCTAGGGAGCTATATTTCAAGGCGATCGAGATAAATCTGAAATCGGGAAACGAGGCGGGTGTGGCGTGTAACTATGGGAATCTCGTTACGATTGCGCGGTCACAAGGCCTAACCGGCGACAAGGAAGTCAGCGGCTGGTTTGAGAAGGCGTTGCATATTTTTCAGGAGAAAGGAGATGTCAATGCCATTCTTGCATTGGGCAAGAGTGCCGAGCATTACAGCGATTGGAAGGATGCTGAGATTGCGTACCGAACAGCAGCCGAGACTGCGAATAGGTCTGGCGATCTTGAGTACAAGGCGTACAGCTACCAGTATTTAGGGGCTCTTGCGGCAAGGCTGTGCGACTATGAGGCTGCGCTGAGTTGGTATCGAGAAGCGATGCAAGCTCATGAAGAGCGTGGAGCTACAGACTGTGTTGCCAAGGCCTGCATGTCAATGGGAAACTTAGAACTGTCAAGAAGTTCTAGTAGGCGACCCGATTTTCGATCATCAAAAAAGTGGTTTCAAAAGGCAATTGAGTTGGGGGCAGCAACGAGCTGGCGAGAACGGCTTACTATCTATGGCCGACTGTGGCGATATCGATTCGCCAACTACTTTTCTAAGCAGTAG
- a CDS encoding UvrB/UvrC motif-containing protein, with protein MAEVTTESLPFPGSSRDALSEILKQGAQRMLACAIEAEVGEWIDGRADETVYVTEEYIAELEAEMLAAAEALEFERAAAIRDRIERMRDNIGKPVDAVKRSDGPQRGPRNRGKKQTRRVPRPKNGP; from the coding sequence ATGGCCGAGGTTACCACCGAATCGTTGCCGTTTCCAGGCTCGTCCCGGGACGCGCTCTCGGAGATTCTCAAGCAGGGGGCTCAGCGGATGTTGGCCTGCGCGATCGAGGCGGAGGTCGGGGAGTGGATCGACGGCCGGGCCGACGAGACGGTCTACGTCACCGAGGAGTACATCGCCGAGTTGGAAGCCGAAATGCTCGCCGCGGCCGAGGCCCTGGAGTTTGAACGAGCCGCCGCGATCCGCGACCGCATCGAACGCATGCGCGACAACATCGGCAAACCGGTCGACGCGGTGAAGAGAAGCGACGGCCCCCAACGAGGCCCCCGCAACCGCGGCAAAAAGCAAACCCGCCGCGTCCCCCGCCCCAAAAATGGCCCATAA
- the uvrB gene encoding excinuclease ABC subunit UvrB has product MQFELHSDFQPAGDQPAAIEQLVQGLREGRREQVLMGVTGSGKTFTMANVIQAVQRPTLVLSHNKTLAAQLYGEFKEFFPKNAVSYFVSYYDYYQPEAYIPQRDIYIEKDASINEEIDRMRLATTSSLVSRSDVIVVASVSCIYGLGSPEDYKAMMVGLRIGQTIDRDEVLAKLVDVQYDRNDTDPQRGKFRVRGDCVEVWPSYEEFAYRIEFWGDEVERLSIIDPVSGATIDALQQMYIYPAKHFVMPEERIQNAVDRIRKELAQRLELFREQGKLLEAQRLNARTRFDVEMMMEAGYCPGIENYSRHLAGKAEGEPPNTLFDFFPPDFLLFVDESHATVPQIGAMYAGDRSRKSTLVEHGFRLPSAMDNRPMKFEEWRERARTVVYVSATPGNYELGQTGGEVVEQVVRPTGLLDPIIEVVPARGQVPHLLEEIRLRAAAGERTLVTTLTKRLAEDLAAYFTDEGVQCKWLHSELDAFERVELLRDLRAGRFEALVGVNLLREGLDLPEVSLVAILDADKEGFLRSETSLMQTIGRAARNVNAKVILYADRVTDSMQRAIDETERRRKLQHQYNAAHGITPETVKKAIRRGIESDAQAHANANAAVGRTDETVYVTEEYIAELEAEMLAAAEALEFERAAAIRDRIERMRDNIGEPVDAVKRSDGPKRGKGRNKARVPRPKKGP; this is encoded by the coding sequence ATGCAGTTTGAACTTCACAGCGATTTCCAACCCGCCGGCGACCAGCCCGCCGCGATCGAGCAGCTCGTCCAGGGCCTCCGCGAAGGCCGCCGCGAGCAGGTCCTCATGGGGGTCACCGGCAGCGGCAAGACCTTCACCATGGCCAACGTCATTCAGGCCGTGCAGCGCCCCACGCTCGTGCTCTCGCACAACAAGACCCTCGCCGCCCAGCTCTACGGCGAGTTCAAGGAGTTCTTCCCCAAGAACGCCGTCAGCTACTTCGTCAGCTACTACGACTACTACCAGCCCGAGGCCTACATCCCCCAGCGCGACATCTACATCGAGAAGGACGCCTCGATCAACGAAGAGATCGACCGCATGCGGCTCGCCACGACCTCGAGCCTCGTCAGCCGCAGCGACGTCATCGTCGTGGCCAGCGTGTCGTGCATCTACGGCCTGGGCTCGCCCGAGGATTACAAGGCGATGATGGTCGGTCTGCGCATCGGCCAGACGATCGATCGCGACGAAGTGCTCGCCAAGCTGGTCGACGTGCAGTACGACCGCAACGACACGGACCCGCAGCGCGGCAAGTTCCGGGTGCGCGGCGATTGCGTCGAGGTGTGGCCCAGCTACGAGGAATTCGCCTACCGCATCGAGTTCTGGGGGGACGAGGTCGAACGGCTGTCGATCATCGACCCCGTCTCCGGCGCCACGATCGACGCGCTGCAGCAAATGTACATCTACCCGGCCAAGCACTTCGTCATGCCGGAGGAACGGATCCAAAACGCCGTCGACCGCATCCGCAAGGAGCTCGCCCAGCGGCTCGAACTGTTCCGCGAGCAGGGCAAGCTGCTCGAAGCCCAACGGCTCAACGCCCGCACCCGGTTCGACGTCGAAATGATGATGGAGGCCGGCTACTGCCCGGGGATCGAGAACTACAGCCGCCACCTCGCCGGCAAGGCCGAGGGCGAGCCCCCCAACACGCTGTTCGATTTCTTCCCCCCCGACTTCCTCCTGTTCGTCGACGAGTCGCACGCCACGGTCCCCCAAATCGGCGCCATGTACGCCGGCGACCGCAGCCGCAAAAGCACCCTCGTCGAGCACGGCTTCCGGCTCCCCAGCGCCATGGACAACCGGCCGATGAAGTTCGAGGAGTGGCGCGAGCGGGCCCGCACCGTCGTCTACGTCTCGGCCACCCCCGGCAACTACGAGCTCGGCCAAACCGGCGGCGAGGTCGTCGAGCAGGTCGTCCGCCCCACCGGCCTGTTGGACCCGATCATCGAGGTCGTCCCGGCCCGCGGCCAAGTGCCCCACTTGTTGGAGGAAATCCGCCTCCGCGCCGCCGCCGGCGAACGGACCCTGGTGACCACGCTCACCAAACGGCTCGCCGAGGACCTGGCCGCCTATTTCACCGACGAGGGGGTCCAGTGCAAGTGGCTTCATAGCGAACTCGACGCCTTCGAGCGCGTCGAACTGCTGCGCGACCTCCGGGCCGGTCGGTTCGAGGCGCTGGTGGGGGTGAACCTGTTGCGCGAGGGGCTCGATCTGCCCGAGGTCTCGCTCGTAGCGATCCTCGACGCCGACAAAGAGGGCTTTCTGCGGAGCGAAACGTCGCTGATGCAAACCATCGGCCGCGCGGCCCGCAATGTGAACGCCAAGGTCATCCTGTACGCCGACCGCGTCACCGACAGCATGCAACGCGCGATCGACGAAACCGAGCGCCGCCGCAAGCTGCAACACCAGTACAACGCCGCCCACGGCATCACCCCCGAGACGGTCAAGAAGGCGATCCGCCGCGGCATCGAATCCGACGCCCAAGCCCACGCCAACGCAAACGCCGCGGTCGGCCGCACCGACGAGACGGTCTACGTCACCGAGGAGTACATCGCCGAGTTGGAAGCCGAAATGCTCGCCGCGGCCGAGGCCCTGGAGTTTGAACGAGCCGCCGCGATCCGCGACCGCATCGAACGCATGCGCGACAACATCGGCGAACCAGTCGATGCAGTGAAGAGAAGCGACGGCCCCAAACGCGGCAAAGGCCGCAACAAAGCCCGCGTGCCGCGACCGAAGAAGGGGCCATAA
- a CDS encoding peroxidase gives MLHHSPGRLAPALFVALLVLSTRSATAYDRTLDGTYTHPTIVNRGAAGQQLIRVNYLVDYANSQGAMILPPTRPNARTISNTLSAQSSSKESVRGLSNFAFGWAQFLDHDMGLSTTSNGAGVNGSAAITITDPNDPLGPNPIGFTRSNFVFDGFRQQINEVTSWIDGSQIYGSSTARAAALRTGGGTGAKLLTSAGNLLPYNTAGLANQNNGPLPANQLFLAGDVRANENSLLTSLQTVFVREHNRLVDVIAVQKPSLNAQEQYNLARKLVIAELQAITYKEFLPALMGANAPTVQAFAFSPAIDGSVTNAFAHMAFRFGHSIVGESLLLANDGSQAVGSLTFGNSFFNPALIANDPTMIDKVLMGASLQKSQEVDLQISNSLRNVMFGPPGAGGTDLMAIDVQRGRDHGIVDYNELRGAYNLSTLANFSQMPTDAATRAAIQSLYGNNVNNVDAFVGALAETHLPGSSLGPLLTAIIGNQFTRSRDGDRFFYTGDYNGLYAGGVLKSDIASIVNLDTIKLADLITMNTGLTNISDNLFFAQAPAPSAPLAGDFNNDGVVDGADLTAWKAGFAAGTLTGSDLLTWQRNVGVGAATGAIAAVPEPSAALLAVVAAVAVALRRRRAPR, from the coding sequence GTGTTGCACCACAGCCCAGGGCGCCTTGCGCCCGCACTTTTCGTTGCGCTGCTTGTCCTGTCGACGAGGTCGGCGACCGCCTACGATCGGACCCTCGACGGCACGTACACGCACCCCACGATCGTCAATCGCGGCGCGGCGGGGCAGCAGTTGATTCGAGTCAACTACCTGGTCGACTACGCCAACAGTCAGGGCGCCATGATCCTGCCGCCGACGCGTCCCAATGCGCGGACGATCTCGAACACCCTCTCCGCGCAATCGTCGAGCAAGGAGAGCGTCCGCGGGCTGAGCAACTTTGCGTTCGGTTGGGCGCAGTTTCTCGACCACGACATGGGGCTCTCGACCACGAGCAACGGCGCCGGCGTCAACGGTTCGGCGGCGATCACGATCACCGATCCCAACGATCCTCTGGGTCCGAATCCGATCGGGTTCACGCGTTCGAACTTCGTCTTCGACGGTTTCCGGCAGCAGATCAACGAAGTCACCTCCTGGATCGACGGTTCGCAGATCTACGGTTCGAGCACGGCCCGCGCGGCCGCCTTGCGAACCGGCGGCGGGACGGGGGCCAAGCTGCTGACGAGCGCCGGCAATCTGCTCCCCTACAACACCGCCGGCTTGGCGAACCAGAACAACGGGCCGCTGCCCGCCAATCAGTTGTTCCTCGCCGGCGACGTCCGGGCCAACGAGAACTCGCTGCTCACGTCGCTGCAGACTGTGTTCGTCCGCGAGCACAATCGACTGGTCGACGTCATCGCCGTACAGAAGCCGAGCCTCAACGCCCAAGAACAATACAATCTGGCCCGTAAACTGGTCATCGCCGAGCTGCAGGCGATCACGTACAAGGAGTTCTTGCCCGCGTTGATGGGCGCCAACGCGCCGACGGTGCAAGCCTTCGCGTTCAGTCCGGCGATCGACGGTTCGGTCACCAACGCATTCGCTCACATGGCGTTTCGCTTCGGCCACAGCATCGTCGGCGAGTCGCTGCTCTTGGCCAACGACGGCAGCCAGGCGGTCGGCAGCTTGACGTTCGGCAACTCGTTTTTCAATCCGGCGCTGATCGCCAACGACCCGACCATGATCGACAAGGTTCTCATGGGCGCCTCGCTGCAGAAGTCGCAGGAGGTCGATCTGCAGATCTCGAATTCCTTGCGAAACGTCATGTTCGGTCCGCCGGGGGCCGGCGGGACCGATCTCATGGCGATCGACGTGCAACGCGGGCGCGATCACGGCATCGTCGATTACAACGAACTGCGAGGCGCCTACAACCTTTCGACGCTCGCCAATTTCAGCCAAATGCCGACCGACGCCGCGACTCGCGCGGCCATCCAATCGCTGTACGGCAACAACGTCAACAACGTCGACGCCTTCGTCGGAGCGTTGGCCGAGACGCATCTGCCGGGGTCGAGCCTCGGCCCGTTGCTGACGGCGATCATCGGCAACCAGTTCACGCGTTCGCGTGACGGCGATCGGTTCTTCTACACGGGGGATTACAACGGGTTGTACGCGGGCGGGGTGCTGAAGTCCGACATTGCGTCGATCGTCAATCTCGACACGATCAAGCTGGCCGACCTCATTACGATGAACACGGGCCTGACGAACATCTCCGACAACCTGTTCTTCGCCCAAGCGCCGGCTCCGTCGGCGCCGCTGGCGGGCGACTTCAACAACGACGGGGTCGTCGACGGCGCCGACCTGACGGCGTGGAAGGCGGGGTTCGCCGCCGGGACGCTCACGGGGTCCGATCTGTTGACGTGGCAACGGAATGTCGGGGTCGGGGCCGCGACCGGCGCCATCGCCGCCGTGCCCGAACCGTCGGCGGCGCTATTGGCCGTCGTCGCCGCGGTCGCCGTCGCGCTGCGTCGTCGCCGCGCTCCGCGCTGA
- a CDS encoding helix-hairpin-helix domain-containing protein encodes MPRLPFRLDPADWLRPRDQQSLAAAAACALLAMAGWWWARGGGRGELIDVDRAAPLVAKFQVDVNRADWPELIMLPGVGPILAEKLIADRLQNGPFNGLDDLRRVDGVGPRTLQRIRPYLLPLPNDREWAAGDNRGTINRSPRNSPAGEDRSGRGT; translated from the coding sequence ATGCCGCGTCTCCCGTTTCGCCTTGATCCCGCCGACTGGCTGCGGCCGCGCGATCAACAGTCGCTGGCGGCTGCCGCTGCGTGCGCGCTGTTGGCGATGGCTGGATGGTGGTGGGCCCGCGGGGGAGGGCGGGGGGAGTTGATCGACGTCGACCGCGCGGCGCCGCTCGTGGCCAAGTTTCAAGTCGACGTCAACCGCGCCGACTGGCCCGAGCTGATCATGCTTCCCGGCGTCGGCCCGATCCTCGCCGAAAAGCTGATCGCCGACCGCCTGCAGAACGGCCCGTTCAACGGCCTCGACGACCTGCGCCGCGTCGACGGCGTCGGCCCGCGCACCCTCCAGCGAATCCGCCCGTACCTATTGCCGCTCCCCAACGACCGCGAATGGGCCGCAGGGGACAATCGCGGTACAATCAATCGTTCGCCCCGCAATTCGCCCGCCGGAGAGGATCGTTCCGGCCGCGGAACCTGA
- a CDS encoding DUF1559 domain-containing protein: MTTLQTKDCRSPRRGDGFTLIELLVVIAVLGALMGLVIPSTQAARERARRQACGNNLKQSGLALQSHISAHKKYPAGYVSALKANGDDAGPGWAWGVQLLPYMEQTALYDRIDQKANVESPAMAEIRMQSLPAWICPSDGGFQQQIDVRLNALFKPVCQMAAASYVASVGTVRPTCIVCRDNFDGVFGRNNALRPEEITDGTSKTLATGERSVRWSNAVMWGVVAGSRLFDNQNPGEFAGGPGFVLGTTFKDGFNICLTGGLDRNATLSYAESFGSDHPGGSHFSFCDGGVRFVFDSVDPAVMNAMATRASISKEGKEDPVIHESPY; this comes from the coding sequence GTGACGACGCTGCAAACGAAAGACTGCCGCTCGCCCCGGCGCGGCGACGGTTTTACTTTGATCGAACTGCTCGTCGTGATCGCCGTCTTGGGGGCGCTCATGGGACTGGTGATCCCCTCGACCCAAGCAGCCCGCGAAAGGGCGCGGCGGCAAGCTTGCGGAAACAATCTCAAGCAGTCGGGGCTGGCGCTTCAATCGCACATTTCCGCCCACAAAAAGTATCCCGCAGGATACGTCTCGGCGCTCAAGGCGAACGGCGATGACGCGGGCCCCGGCTGGGCGTGGGGCGTGCAGTTGCTCCCCTACATGGAACAAACCGCCCTGTACGATCGGATCGATCAGAAGGCGAACGTCGAATCCCCGGCCATGGCGGAGATTCGAATGCAGTCGCTCCCAGCTTGGATCTGTCCCTCCGACGGGGGCTTTCAACAGCAGATCGACGTGAGGCTGAACGCCTTGTTCAAACCCGTCTGCCAAATGGCGGCAGCCAGCTACGTGGCCAGCGTCGGCACGGTGCGGCCCACCTGCATTGTGTGTCGAGACAATTTCGACGGAGTCTTTGGCCGCAACAACGCATTACGGCCCGAAGAGATCACAGACGGTACGTCGAAAACCTTGGCAACCGGCGAACGCTCGGTCCGCTGGTCCAATGCGGTCATGTGGGGAGTCGTCGCGGGGTCGCGATTGTTCGACAACCAGAACCCGGGCGAGTTCGCCGGCGGACCCGGGTTCGTCCTCGGAACGACTTTCAAGGACGGCTTCAACATCTGCCTCACCGGCGGCCTCGATCGGAACGCCACGCTGAGCTACGCCGAGTCGTTCGGCAGCGACCACCCGGGGGGATCTCACTTCAGCTTCTGCGACGGCGGAGTGCGGTTCGTGTTCGACTCAGTCGACCCGGCGGTGATGAACGCCATGGCAACGCGGGCCTCGATTTCCAAAGAGGGCAAGGAAGACCCCGTTATTCACGAGAGCCCGTACTGA
- a CDS encoding AarF/ABC1/UbiB kinase family protein, producing the protein MRISTIPQIYRNVGRWREILAILSKYGLADWLSRYDYLPLRSLLKNRSGQPLADESRSTRMRLAIEELGPTFIKLGQVLSTRPDVVGIELASELEKLQIAVPADPPEAVVALLEDELGQSVTEVFSEFCPEAVASASIGQVHRARLATGEEVAVKVQHADLHRRVRVDLDILAGLAQLAERLPELHPYRPCAVVAEFRRSLRRELDFERERRHVEELRRNLAENPTIRIPRPFAEYSTERVLVMEWLEGPTLANVERLPRDPDELAALARHGAELYLEMIFRHGFYHADPHPGNLVALPGGVLGLLDFGMVGRIDDALREDIEDLLAAVVEQDSQQLTAVVMRIAATPPGLNESALGIDLADFVAHYAHQQADKFELAAALTEMLDVMRRHQIVLPTAATMLLKVLVMLEGAGRRLSPRFSLMDVLRPYRKQMLKRRMSPMRQFRKARRIAYEMEQLAEVFPRRIRDILQQVQTGRFDVHLDHRGLEPSVNRLVAGLITSALFLGSVLMVVNHVWPLWFWPVKDVSAPGLAGLGVSLMFGLRLWRAISKSGHLDRRG; encoded by the coding sequence ATGCGCATCAGCACGATCCCGCAGATCTATCGCAATGTGGGACGCTGGCGCGAGATCCTGGCGATTCTCAGCAAGTACGGGCTTGCCGATTGGCTCAGTCGGTACGACTACTTGCCGCTGCGATCTCTGCTGAAGAACCGCAGCGGGCAGCCGTTGGCCGACGAGTCGCGCTCGACCCGCATGCGGCTGGCGATCGAAGAGCTGGGGCCGACCTTTATCAAGCTGGGGCAAGTTCTCAGCACGCGTCCCGACGTGGTCGGCATCGAACTGGCGAGCGAACTCGAAAAACTGCAAATCGCCGTTCCGGCCGATCCCCCCGAGGCGGTCGTCGCGCTGCTCGAGGATGAACTGGGGCAGTCGGTGACGGAGGTCTTTTCCGAATTCTGTCCCGAGGCGGTCGCTTCGGCGTCGATCGGTCAGGTCCATCGGGCTCGGCTGGCCACCGGCGAGGAGGTGGCGGTCAAGGTGCAGCACGCCGATCTGCATCGCCGCGTGCGAGTCGATCTCGACATCCTCGCCGGACTGGCGCAACTTGCCGAGCGTTTGCCGGAGCTCCATCCTTACCGCCCCTGCGCGGTGGTCGCGGAGTTCCGCCGATCGCTGCGGCGGGAGCTCGATTTCGAGCGCGAGCGCCGACATGTCGAAGAATTGCGGCGCAACCTCGCGGAGAACCCGACGATTCGCATCCCGCGCCCGTTCGCCGAGTATTCGACGGAGCGCGTGCTGGTGATGGAGTGGCTGGAAGGGCCGACGCTCGCGAATGTCGAGCGGCTCCCCAGGGACCCCGACGAGCTCGCCGCGCTGGCGCGCCACGGGGCCGAACTGTATCTCGAGATGATCTTTCGGCACGGGTTCTATCATGCCGACCCTCACCCGGGGAATCTCGTGGCGCTGCCGGGGGGCGTATTGGGTTTGCTTGACTTCGGCATGGTGGGACGGATCGACGACGCGCTCCGCGAGGACATCGAGGACCTGCTCGCAGCGGTCGTTGAACAAGACAGCCAGCAGCTAACGGCGGTCGTCATGCGCATCGCCGCGACGCCGCCGGGGCTCAACGAGTCGGCGCTGGGGATCGACTTGGCCGACTTCGTGGCTCACTACGCCCACCAGCAGGCCGACAAATTCGAGTTGGCCGCGGCGCTCACCGAGATGCTCGACGTGATGCGTCGTCACCAAATCGTGCTCCCCACGGCCGCGACGATGCTGCTGAAGGTGCTGGTGATGCTCGAAGGGGCCGGGCGCCGGCTCTCGCCCCGCTTCAGCCTGATGGACGTGCTGCGGCCGTATCGCAAGCAAATGCTCAAGCGGAGGATGTCGCCGATGCGGCAGTTTCGCAAGGCGCGCCGCATCGCGTACGAGATGGAGCAACTGGCCGAGGTCTTCCCGCGTCGGATTCGCGACATCCTGCAGCAGGTGCAAACCGGGCGCTTCGACGTGCACCTCGATCACCGTGGATTGGAGCCGAGCGTCAATCGGCTCGTCGCGGGGCTGATCACCAGCGCGTTGTTCCTGGGATCGGTGCTGATGGTCGTCAACCACGTGTGGCCGCTGTGGTTTTGGCCCGTGAAAGACGTCTCGGCCCCGGGGCTCGCCGGGTTGGGGGTGAGCCTGATGTTCGGCCTGCGGCTGTGGCGGGCCATCAGCAAGAGCGGGCATCTCGACCGGCGCGGGTAA
- a CDS encoding FHA domain-containing protein: MPELKAFGKDNRQRCWQSIPQGESIVLGRAPRNGWSVPWDRLISREHAQLRLEGDRLFVEELKTARNPIFFDGKPSATFEVVAGGEFRIGETTFQFVGASAEAAGSDTIVEHALGTSPLKSGRFENAHECLETLCQLPGLIAESRSDVDFATKLTDMLLASLRGALAAAVIQVDADDDEGLVQSEPTLLRWNTRGESVGRFRPSRRLITQALERRQSVVHLWTDQDGRNSNFTMSCDLDWAFCTPIPTADNERWCLYVSGKRQFAGLQEIQHPDDLMAELRLAELMARFIGAVRQVRSLEQQQVAMRRFFSPAVVETLQGAGAGAALEPRQGPVSVLFCDVRGFSRKVEQWKDDLRPLLTQVSDALGVMTGSIMKYEGVIADFQGDAALAFWGWPSHVEDAAMSACRAALLIERKFREANQDPAHALYGFRIGIGVGFGDAIAGQIGSQEQIKVGVFGPVVNLASRLQNLTKQIGVAILVDGTTAAALAKGLPEGAERCRRIARLRPAGIDTPVDVHALVPHHAGDEGLSAAELRTYDEAVDAVIAGDWPRARDLLKRMPAQDGPSNFLRVEICRHDGAPPADWDGAFSLGR; encoded by the coding sequence ATGCCTGAATTGAAAGCCTTCGGCAAGGACAATCGCCAACGCTGTTGGCAGTCCATTCCCCAAGGCGAATCGATCGTTCTCGGCCGCGCGCCGCGCAACGGGTGGAGCGTGCCGTGGGATCGGCTGATCTCGCGCGAGCACGCTCAACTGCGGCTCGAAGGGGACCGACTGTTCGTCGAAGAGCTCAAGACGGCTCGGAACCCGATTTTCTTCGACGGCAAGCCGAGCGCCACGTTCGAGGTCGTCGCCGGGGGGGAGTTTCGCATCGGCGAGACGACCTTTCAGTTCGTCGGGGCTTCGGCCGAGGCGGCGGGATCCGACACGATCGTCGAGCACGCGCTGGGGACGTCGCCGCTGAAGTCGGGGCGGTTCGAGAACGCCCACGAGTGCCTCGAAACCTTGTGTCAGTTGCCGGGGCTGATCGCCGAGTCGCGGAGCGACGTCGACTTTGCGACGAAGCTGACTGACATGTTGCTGGCGTCGCTGCGCGGTGCGCTGGCGGCCGCCGTGATCCAGGTCGACGCGGACGACGACGAGGGGCTTGTCCAGAGCGAGCCGACGCTGCTGCGCTGGAACACCCGAGGCGAGTCGGTCGGTCGGTTCCGTCCCAGTCGGCGACTGATCACGCAGGCCCTGGAGCGCCGGCAAAGCGTCGTTCATCTGTGGACCGACCAGGACGGACGCAACTCGAACTTCACGATGTCGTGCGATCTCGATTGGGCGTTTTGCACGCCCATTCCCACCGCCGACAACGAACGCTGGTGTCTGTACGTGTCTGGCAAGCGCCAGTTCGCCGGGTTGCAGGAAATCCAGCACCCGGACGACCTGATGGCCGAGCTGCGCCTGGCCGAATTGATGGCCCGGTTCATCGGCGCCGTGCGGCAGGTCCGTTCGCTGGAACAGCAGCAGGTGGCAATGCGGCGGTTCTTTTCGCCCGCGGTCGTCGAGACGCTGCAAGGGGCCGGCGCCGGGGCCGCGCTCGAGCCGCGGCAAGGCCCGGTGAGCGTCTTGTTCTGCGACGTCCGCGGCTTTTCGCGCAAGGTCGAGCAGTGGAAGGACGATTTGCGGCCCCTGCTTACGCAGGTGAGCGACGCGCTGGGCGTGATGACCGGCAGCATCATGAAGTACGAAGGGGTGATCGCCGACTTCCAGGGGGACGCCGCGCTCGCTTTCTGGGGTTGGCCCAGTCACGTCGAGGATGCGGCCATGTCCGCCTGCCGGGCGGCGCTCTTGATCGAGCGCAAGTTCCGCGAGGCGAATCAGGATCCGGCCCACGCCTTGTACGGGTTCCGCATCGGCATCGGCGTCGGTTTCGGCGATGCGATCGCAGGGCAGATTGGTTCGCAGGAGCAGATCAAGGTCGGCGTGTTCGGCCCCGTGGTGAATCTCGCCTCCCGGTTGCAGAATCTCACCAAGCAGATCGGCGTCGCGATCCTGGTCGACGGGACGACGGCGGCGGCGCTCGCCAAGGGCCTGCCGGAGGGCGCCGAGCGGTGCCGACGGATCGCTCGGCTGCGTCCCGCGGGCATCGACACGCCGGTCGACGTGCACGCTCTCGTGCCGCACCATGCGGGAGACGAGGGGCTCTCCGCCGCGGAATTGCGAACGTACGACGAAGCGGTCGACGCCGTGATTGCCGGCGATTGGCCCCGCGCCCGTGACTTGCTGAAACGGATGCCGGCCCAAGACGGCCCCAGCAATTTCCTGCGGGTCGAAATCTGCCGTCACGACGGCGCCCCCCCGGCCGACTGGGACGGGGCGTTCTCGCTCGGACGCTGA